In the Hyphomonadaceae bacterium BL14 genome, one interval contains:
- a CDS encoding type III pantothenate kinase — protein MLLAIDCGNTNTLFAVHDGTDWRAQWRTATHSGRTADEYAVWLNQLLQLQGLALKDLKACVISTVVPQSLFNLRNLARRYIGTEPVVVGDPGIDLGVGVNLQRPQDAGADRLVNALGCRVKYPGALIIVDSGTATTFDVVSAQGNFEGGIISPGINLSMQALHQAAARLPRIAIERPPQVLGKDTVGAMQSGVFWGYIDLIDGLVRRLKAEIGQEMTVIATGGVASLFEGAAETIDHFDPDVTIRGLLEVWRRNAP, from the coding sequence ATGCTGCTGGCCATTGATTGCGGGAACACCAACACCCTGTTCGCGGTTCATGACGGGACTGACTGGCGCGCCCAGTGGCGCACAGCGACCCATTCGGGCCGCACAGCGGATGAATACGCGGTCTGGCTCAACCAGCTCCTGCAGCTGCAGGGGCTGGCGCTGAAGGACCTGAAAGCCTGCGTGATCTCCACCGTGGTGCCGCAATCGCTGTTTAACCTGCGCAATCTGGCCCGGCGTTATATCGGAACCGAGCCGGTGGTGGTGGGCGATCCGGGTATTGATCTGGGCGTGGGCGTGAATCTTCAGCGGCCCCAGGATGCCGGCGCCGACCGTCTGGTCAACGCGCTGGGCTGCCGGGTGAAGTATCCCGGTGCCCTGATCATCGTGGATTCAGGGACTGCCACCACATTTGACGTGGTCTCGGCGCAGGGCAATTTTGAAGGCGGGATCATCTCGCCGGGCATTAATCTGTCCATGCAGGCCCTGCACCAGGCCGCTGCGCGCCTGCCGCGCATCGCCATCGAGCGCCCGCCCCAGGTGCTGGGCAAGGATACCGTGGGCGCCATGCAGTCGGGCGTCTTCTGGGGATATATCGACCTCATCGACGGGCTGGTGCGCCGGCTCAAGGCCGAGATCGGCCAGGAGATGACGGTCATCGCGACCGGCGGCGTTGCCTCATTGTTCGAGGGCGCGGCTGAAACCATTGATCACTTCGACCCGGATGTGACGATCCGAGGATTGCTCGAAGTGTGGCGGCGCAATGCGCCTTGA
- a CDS encoding biotin--[acetyl-CoA-carboxylase] ligase → MRIEVFDQLDSTNEEARRRALSGEPGPLWIMARVQSAGRGRRGRNWTSASGNLFCTGLYHLEAGPARAAQLSFAAALAVGDLAAGVMDPALIKLKWPNDLLISGRKAAGILLESGTHPDGGLWLAVGIGVNLAHHPDDSERPATDFTVHGAHLAPEAALDLLAARFEHWRQRWAADGFAPLRAAWLSRAHGLGERCTARLDGETVEGVFADLAEDGALRLDLKDGTRRLISAGDVFFPGAGAP, encoded by the coding sequence TTGCGCATCGAGGTTTTTGACCAGCTGGACTCCACCAATGAGGAGGCCAGGCGGCGCGCACTTTCAGGAGAGCCGGGCCCGCTCTGGATCATGGCGCGCGTCCAGAGTGCCGGGCGCGGACGGCGCGGACGCAACTGGACCAGCGCATCGGGCAATCTGTTCTGCACCGGGCTATACCATCTGGAGGCCGGGCCCGCCCGCGCCGCGCAGCTCTCCTTCGCCGCCGCGCTGGCAGTGGGCGATCTGGCCGCCGGCGTGATGGATCCGGCTCTCATAAAGCTGAAATGGCCCAATGATCTCCTGATCAGCGGGCGCAAGGCGGCAGGCATTCTGCTGGAAAGCGGCACCCATCCCGATGGCGGGCTGTGGCTGGCGGTAGGGATCGGGGTCAATCTGGCTCACCACCCTGACGACAGCGAACGCCCGGCGACGGACTTCACGGTTCATGGCGCGCATCTGGCGCCGGAAGCGGCGCTGGACTTGCTGGCCGCGCGCTTTGAGCATTGGCGTCAGCGCTGGGCGGCGGACGGATTTGCGCCGCTGCGTGCCGCTTGGCTGTCGCGTGCCCATGGCCTGGGCGAGCGCTGTACGGCGCGCCTTGATGGTGAGACGGTGGAGGGCGTGTTTGCAGACCTCGCCGAGGACGGCGCGCTGCGCCTGGATTTGAAGGATGGGACGAGACGGCTTATCTCGGCGGGAGACGTGTTCTTCCCCGGCGCCGGCGCGCCCTGA
- the nuoN gene encoding NADH-quinone oxidoreductase subunit NuoN: protein MTVEMLLSDLRLLTPELMLAIGAMALLLLGVFWKGEEAAARLIMRLSIVLLLLCAGAAVWLAGQEGGTAFHGAFKLDAFTLYAKTVIYLASAGALVLASKYLETERLAKFEYPVLALLAVTGMSVMVSSNDLITLYLGIELQSLALYILAAFNRDSLRASEAGLKYFMLGALSSGLLLYGASLIYGFAGATGFDAIASAAGEDGAKIGLLFGLVFLISGLAFKISAAPFHMWTPDVYEGAPTPVAAFFATAPKLAAMVLIARVLYEPFAAMTDEWRQIIVVLAVLSMGVGALGALMQSNIKRLMGYSSIGNMGYALVGLAAGTALGLWAVLFYMTLYVVGVLGAFAVILSMRRAEGMVEQIDDLKGLAKSQPSLGWSMTALMFSIGGMPFLVGFFGKLFVFYAAASAGLWWLMLIGLVFSAVSIAYYLRVVKVIWFDEPVGVFEPAPAGVAFISRAAALATVALVPVAGIVLATAISVSS, encoded by the coding sequence ATGACTGTCGAGATGCTGTTGTCCGATCTGCGCCTGCTGACGCCCGAGCTGATGCTCGCGATCGGCGCCATGGCGCTGTTGCTGCTGGGCGTGTTCTGGAAGGGCGAGGAAGCGGCCGCGCGCCTGATCATGCGCCTGTCCATCGTGCTGCTGCTGCTGTGCGCCGGTGCCGCGGTCTGGCTGGCGGGGCAGGAGGGCGGCACCGCCTTCCATGGCGCGTTCAAGCTGGATGCGTTCACGCTTTACGCCAAGACGGTGATTTATCTCGCCTCGGCCGGCGCGCTGGTACTGGCCTCGAAATATCTCGAGACCGAGCGCCTGGCCAAATTCGAATACCCGGTGCTGGCCCTGCTGGCGGTGACCGGCATGTCGGTCATGGTGTCGTCCAACGACCTGATCACGCTCTATCTGGGCATCGAACTGCAATCGCTGGCGCTCTACATCCTGGCTGCTTTCAACCGGGATTCGCTGCGCGCCTCGGAAGCGGGCCTCAAATATTTCATGCTGGGTGCCCTGTCGTCCGGCCTGCTGCTGTACGGTGCCTCGCTGATTTATGGCTTCGCCGGTGCCACCGGATTTGACGCCATCGCCTCGGCGGCGGGCGAGGACGGGGCCAAGATCGGGTTGCTGTTCGGCCTGGTCTTCCTGATCTCCGGCCTGGCGTTCAAAATCTCCGCCGCGCCTTTCCATATGTGGACGCCGGACGTTTACGAAGGGGCCCCGACGCCGGTTGCGGCCTTCTTCGCGACTGCGCCCAAGCTCGCGGCCATGGTCCTGATTGCGCGCGTGCTCTACGAACCCTTCGCCGCCATGACGGATGAGTGGCGCCAGATCATCGTGGTGCTGGCCGTGCTGTCCATGGGCGTGGGCGCGCTCGGCGCGCTGATGCAGTCCAATATCAAGCGCCTGATGGGGTATTCTTCCATCGGCAATATGGGCTACGCGCTGGTGGGCCTGGCTGCCGGGACAGCACTGGGGCTTTGGGCGGTGCTGTTCTACATGACGCTCTATGTCGTCGGTGTGCTGGGCGCGTTTGCGGTCATCCTGTCCATGCGCCGCGCCGAAGGCATGGTCGAGCAGATCGATGACCTCAAGGGCCTGGCCAAAAGCCAGCCATCGCTTGGCTGGTCGATGACGGCCCTGATGTTTTCCATCGGCGGCATGCCCTTCCTTGTTGGCTTTTTCGGCAAGCTCTTCGTCTTCTACGCTGCGGCGTCAGCGGGTCTGTGGTGGCTGATGCTGATCGGCCTGGTCTTCTCTGCCGTGTCGATCGCGTATTATCTGCGCGTGGTGAAGGTGATCTGGTTTGACGAGCCTGTGGGCGTGTTTGAGCCGGCCCCGGCAGGCGTCGCCTTCATCAGCCGGGCCGCGGCTTTGGCCACGGTGGCGCTGGTGCCGGTGGCGGGCATTGTGCTCGCCACAGCGATCAGCGTGTCCTCATAA
- a CDS encoding NADH-quinone oxidoreductase subunit M, with protein MLSQLPILSAITFLPAVGAVAILILRALMRAEDQALLERNARGVALFVTLFVFAMSVLLVVEFDTAQSGFQFVETIPWLTSVGISYKMGVDGLSVLFVLLTAFLMPICILASWKIERRVADYMAAFLILQTLITGVFCALDLVLFYIFFEGSLIPMFLIIGVWGGAERIYAAFKFFLYTFFGSVLMLGAMIMMFIAAGTTDIEVLLTHPFARDIQTWLWLAFFASFAVKMPMWPVHTWLPDAHVQAPTAGSVILAGILLKLGGYGFLRFSIPMFPDASAFFAPMVFVLSIIAIVYTSLIAFRQTDIKKLIAYSSVAHMGFVTLGIFSMNEIGVQGAIFQMISHGLISGALFLIVGVIYDRFHTRDIAFYGGLVHKMPVFAAFFALFAMANVGLPGTSGFVGELMTMTGAFMVAPIWAAGAALGVIFSAVYMLTLYKKVTFGEMTNPKLEAAQDLNMREWINLGVLGVGVIWLGFFTTPVTDVTRASVNQLIEQYQSALTQEAADLVPSEG; from the coding sequence ATGCTCAGCCAGCTTCCCATCCTGTCTGCCATCACCTTCCTGCCTGCGGTCGGCGCGGTGGCGATCCTGATCCTGCGCGCCCTGATGCGCGCCGAGGACCAGGCGCTGCTGGAGCGCAATGCGCGCGGCGTGGCGTTGTTCGTCACCCTGTTCGTCTTTGCCATGTCCGTGCTTCTGGTCGTGGAGTTCGACACCGCCCAGTCCGGCTTCCAGTTCGTGGAAACCATCCCCTGGCTGACCTCCGTGGGCATCAGCTACAAGATGGGCGTGGACGGATTGTCCGTCCTGTTCGTGCTGCTGACCGCCTTCCTGATGCCGATCTGCATCCTGGCCAGCTGGAAGATCGAGCGGCGCGTGGCCGATTACATGGCCGCCTTCCTGATCCTGCAGACGCTGATCACCGGCGTGTTCTGCGCGCTCGATCTGGTGCTGTTCTACATCTTCTTCGAAGGCTCGCTGATCCCGATGTTCCTGATCATCGGGGTGTGGGGCGGGGCCGAGCGCATCTACGCCGCGTTCAAATTCTTCCTCTACACCTTCTTCGGCTCGGTGCTGATGCTGGGCGCGATGATCATGATGTTCATCGCCGCGGGCACCACCGATATCGAGGTCCTGCTGACCCACCCGTTCGCGCGCGACATCCAGACCTGGCTGTGGCTGGCCTTCTTTGCCAGCTTTGCGGTGAAGATGCCCATGTGGCCGGTGCACACCTGGCTGCCCGACGCCCACGTTCAGGCCCCCACGGCAGGCTCGGTGATCCTGGCGGGTATTTTGCTGAAGCTCGGCGGCTACGGCTTCCTGCGCTTTTCCATCCCCATGTTCCCGGACGCCAGCGCCTTCTTTGCGCCCATGGTGTTCGTGCTGTCGATCATCGCCATCGTCTACACCTCGCTGATCGCGTTTCGTCAGACCGACATCAAGAAACTGATCGCCTACTCGTCCGTGGCCCACATGGGTTTTGTGACGCTGGGCATTTTCTCGATGAATGAGATCGGGGTGCAGGGCGCCATCTTCCAGATGATTTCCCACGGCCTGATCTCCGGCGCGCTCTTCCTGATCGTGGGCGTCATCTATGACCGCTTCCACACCCGCGACATCGCCTTCTATGGCGGGCTGGTGCACAAGATGCCGGTATTCGCTGCCTTCTTTGCCCTGTTTGCCATGGCCAATGTGGGCCTGCCGGGCACGTCGGGTTTCGTGGGCGAGCTGATGACCATGACCGGTGCCTTCATGGTGGCCCCCATCTGGGCGGCGGGCGCGGCACTCGGGGTGATTTTCTCGGCGGTCTACATGCTCACCCTCTACAAGAAGGTGACCTTTGGCGAGATGACCAATCCCAAGCTTGAAGCCGCGCAGGACCTCAATATGCGCGAGTGGATCAATCTGGGCGTCCTGGGCGTCGGGGTGATCTGGCTTGGCTTCTTCACCACACCGGTCACCGATGTCACCCGCGCCTCGGTGAACCAGCTCATCGAGCAATACCAGTCGGCGCTGACCCAGGAGGCGGCGGATCTGGTTCCGTCCGAAGGCTGA
- the nuoL gene encoding NADH-quinone oxidoreductase subunit L, translated as MAYIVVFAPLIAAIIAGLFQRQIGDRAAQLVTTGATIAAALGSAWLFVDVALGGNARTYELATWMAVGSFEIAWAIRLDTLSAVMLVVITSVSSLVHVYSWGYMSHDPHRARFFAYLSLFTFAMLALVTADNFIQLFFGWEGVGLASYLLIGFWYKKKSANDAAIKAFVTNRVGDFGLVLGIAAIFAVFGTLKFDDVFAAVGDHADTVLTVFGMNFAALELIAFLLFVGAMGKSAQFFLHVWLPDAMEGPTPVSALIHAATMVTAGVFLVCRSYPIYELADATSAIITVIGAVTAIFAATVGLAQNDIKRVIAYSTCSQLGYMFFAAGLGLYSAAMFHLFTHAFFKALLFLGAGSVIHGLHDEQDMRNMGGIYKLLPATWILMIIGTLALTGVGIPFVGLGFAGFFSKDMIIEEAFMAGMDGVPFGLLAFWIAILAAGLTSFYSWRLIFMTFHGKHRGDPETLKHAHESGWVMLIPLILLAIGAVFAGGVFVSDFVKSGAMEFWAGSLPPGPYAEGNYGPDATGHHPPAWVLVAPVAVTLTGFLAAVYFYMLKPDLPGKIAANRGPLHSFLLNKWYFDEIYDVVFVRTTRALGDLFWKGGDKRIIDGLGPNGVAATVMAGARRIASWQSGYLYHYAFVMLIGVVGLCLWLIAGVGV; from the coding sequence ATGGCTTACATCGTCGTTTTCGCCCCCCTCATCGCCGCCATCATTGCCGGACTGTTCCAGCGTCAGATCGGCGACCGCGCGGCTCAACTCGTGACCACCGGTGCCACCATTGCGGCGGCGCTGGGGTCGGCCTGGCTGTTCGTCGATGTGGCGCTGGGCGGCAATGCGCGCACCTACGAGCTGGCCACCTGGATGGCGGTGGGGTCGTTCGAGATCGCCTGGGCGATCCGCCTCGACACGCTGTCGGCGGTCATGCTGGTGGTGATCACCTCGGTGTCCTCGCTCGTGCATGTCTATTCATGGGGCTATATGTCCCACGACCCGCACCGGGCGCGCTTCTTCGCCTATCTGTCGCTGTTCACCTTTGCCATGCTGGCGCTGGTCACCGCGGACAATTTCATCCAGCTCTTCTTCGGCTGGGAAGGCGTGGGCCTGGCGTCCTATCTGCTGATCGGCTTCTGGTACAAGAAGAAGTCGGCCAATGACGCAGCCATCAAGGCGTTTGTCACCAACCGCGTCGGCGATTTCGGCCTGGTGCTGGGCATCGCGGCGATCTTTGCGGTGTTCGGCACGCTGAAATTCGACGATGTGTTCGCCGCCGTGGGCGATCATGCCGACACGGTGCTGACCGTGTTCGGGATGAATTTCGCCGCGCTGGAGCTGATCGCCTTCCTCTTGTTCGTAGGCGCCATGGGCAAGTCGGCGCAGTTCTTCCTGCACGTCTGGCTGCCCGACGCGATGGAAGGCCCGACCCCGGTATCCGCCCTGATCCACGCCGCGACCATGGTGACAGCGGGCGTATTCCTGGTCTGCCGCTCCTATCCGATCTACGAGCTGGCGGACGCCACTTCGGCCATCATCACGGTCATTGGCGCAGTGACGGCGATCTTCGCCGCGACGGTGGGCCTGGCGCAGAACGACATCAAGCGGGTGATCGCCTACTCGACCTGCTCGCAGCTGGGCTACATGTTCTTCGCCGCAGGGCTTGGCCTCTATTCGGCGGCCATGTTCCACCTGTTCACCCACGCCTTCTTCAAGGCACTTTTGTTCCTGGGTGCCGGCTCGGTGATCCACGGGCTGCATGACGAGCAGGACATGCGCAATATGGGTGGCATCTACAAGCTGCTGCCGGCCACCTGGATCCTGATGATCATCGGCACGCTGGCGCTGACGGGCGTGGGCATCCCCTTCGTCGGGCTCGGTTTTGCGGGCTTCTTCTCCAAGGATATGATCATCGAGGAAGCCTTCATGGCCGGCATGGACGGCGTGCCGTTCGGCCTCTTGGCCTTCTGGATTGCGATCCTGGCGGCAGGCCTGACTTCCTTCTATTCCTGGCGCCTGATTTTCATGACCTTCCACGGCAAGCACCGCGGCGATCCTGAAACTCTCAAGCACGCTCATGAAAGCGGCTGGGTCATGCTGATCCCGCTGATCCTGCTGGCCATTGGCGCTGTGTTCGCGGGCGGCGTGTTCGTGTCCGACTTCGTGAAAAGCGGTGCCATGGAGTTCTGGGCCGGTTCGCTGCCGCCGGGACCCTATGCCGAGGGCAATTACGGTCCGGACGCCACCGGCCATCATCCGCCGGCCTGGGTGCTCGTGGCCCCCGTGGCCGTGACGCTGACCGGCTTCCTGGCAGCGGTGTATTTCTACATGCTGAAGCCCGACCTGCCCGGCAAGATCGCCGCCAATCGCGGCCCGCTGCACAGCTTCCTTCTGAACAAGTGGTATTTCGACGAGATCTACGATGTCGTGTTCGTGCGCACCACGCGCGCGCTCGGCGATCTGTTCTGGAAGGGCGGCGACAAGCGCATCATTGACGGGCTGGGCCCCAATGGCGTGGCGGCCACGGTGATGGCCGGCGCGCGGCGCATCGCCAGCTGGCAGAGCGGTTATCTGTATCACTACGCCTTCGTGATGCTGATCGGCGTCGTGGGGCTGTGCCTCTGGCTCATCGCCGGGGTGGGGGTGTAA
- the nuoK gene encoding NADH-quinone oxidoreductase subunit NuoK, translating into MFDITLGHYLALSAMILTIGVFGIFANRKNVIILLMSIELILLSVNINLVAFSAYMGDLAGQVFAMFILTVAAAEAAVGLAILVVFFRNHGDIAVDGASMMKG; encoded by the coding sequence ATGTTCGACATTACGCTTGGCCATTATCTCGCCCTGTCGGCGATGATCCTCACCATCGGGGTGTTCGGGATTTTCGCGAACCGCAAGAACGTTATCATCCTGTTGATGTCGATCGAGCTCATCTTGCTGTCGGTCAACATCAATCTGGTGGCCTTCTCCGCCTATATGGGCGATCTGGCCGGTCAGGTCTTCGCCATGTTCATCCTCACCGTCGCCGCCGCCGAGGCGGCCGTCGGCCTCGCCATCCTCGTGGTCTTCTTCCGCAATCACGGCGATATCGCGGTTGACGGTGCCAGCATGATGAAGGGCTGA
- a CDS encoding NADH-quinone oxidoreductase subunit J gives MLAAAAFYILAATGVISAFMVVTSRNPVRAVLFLIVTFFSAAGLFVLLGAEFLAMILVIVYVGAVAVLFLFVVMMLDIDFATLKAGSTGYLPLGGLIAIVLAAQLALVGFAWVSADGASVHFQAPTPDDTHNIAALGALIYDRYVLFFQLAGLVLLVAMMGAIVLTLRHREGVKRQDMHRQVNRTRAEAVEVIDVKRGEGIG, from the coding sequence ATGCTGGCAGCCGCCGCATTTTACATTCTGGCCGCCACCGGGGTGATCTCGGCCTTCATGGTGGTGACGTCGCGCAACCCTGTGCGCGCGGTGCTGTTCCTGATCGTGACCTTCTTCTCCGCGGCCGGTCTGTTCGTGCTGCTGGGCGCGGAGTTCCTCGCGATGATTCTGGTGATCGTCTATGTCGGTGCGGTCGCGGTGCTGTTCCTGTTCGTGGTGATGATGCTCGACATCGATTTCGCCACGCTGAAAGCCGGGTCCACGGGTTATCTGCCGCTGGGCGGGCTGATCGCCATCGTGCTGGCCGCGCAGCTGGCACTGGTGGGCTTTGCCTGGGTCAGCGCGGATGGTGCCAGCGTCCATTTCCAGGCACCGACCCCGGACGATACGCACAATATCGCAGCGCTCGGGGCGCTGATCTATGACCGCTACGTGCTGTTCTTCCAGCTCGCCGGCCTGGTGCTGCTGGTGGCCATGATGGGTGCCATCGTGCTGACCCTGCGTCACCGCGAGGGCGTCAAGCGCCAGGACATGCACCGCCAGGTCAACCGCACCCGCGCCGAAGCGGTGGAAGTCATTGACGTCAAACGCGGCGAAGGGATCGGCTGA
- the nuoI gene encoding NADH-quinone oxidoreductase subunit NuoI codes for MSRIAQTLRGAALLDFWGAFGLGMKYFFRKKPTINYPFEKGRLSPRFRGQHALRRYPNGEERCIACKLCEAVCPAQAITIEAEPREDGSRRTTRYDIDMVKCIYCGFCAEACPVDAIVEGPNFEFAAETREELYYDKAKLLDNGDRWEREIARNLELDARYR; via the coding sequence ATGAGCCGGATTGCACAGACCCTGCGCGGCGCGGCCCTCCTCGACTTCTGGGGCGCGTTCGGCCTCGGCATGAAGTATTTCTTCCGCAAGAAGCCGACCATCAACTATCCCTTCGAGAAGGGGCGTCTGAGCCCGCGTTTTCGTGGCCAGCATGCACTGCGCCGCTATCCCAACGGTGAGGAGCGCTGCATCGCGTGCAAGCTGTGCGAAGCGGTGTGCCCGGCCCAGGCCATCACCATCGAGGCCGAACCGCGCGAAGACGGCTCGCGGCGCACCACGCGCTACGATATCGACATGGTCAAATGCATCTATTGCGGCTTCTGCGCCGAGGCCTGCCCGGTGGATGCCATCGTGGAAGGGCCGAATTTCGAATTCGCCGCCGAGACCCGCGAGGAGCTGTACTACGACAAGGCCAAGCTCCTGGACAATGGCGACCGTTGGGAACGTGAGATCGCACGGAACCTCGAACTCGACGCGCGCTACCGCTAG
- the nuoH gene encoding NADH-quinone oxidoreductase subunit NuoH: MYEFVTNHGPLWGTVMAIGQIMGFVIVLLLSLAFLLLMDRKVWAAVQMRKGPNTVGAFGLLQSFADFIKFVLKEIIVPAGADRALFLLAPLLTFVFAFVTWAVIPVAPGWVISDLNVGILYVFAISSLGVYGIIIGGWASNSKYPFLGSLRSAAQMVSYEVSIGFVLVTVLLMVGSMNLSAVVDAQAGGFWNWHVLSAGMLPWPAFLITIPMFVIFFISALAETNRPPFDLPEAESELVAGYQVEYSSTPYLLFMIGEYLNIVLMCALMTVLFLGGWHAPFDIAPFTWIHPVFWFAIKVVFCFFMFAMVKALVPRYRYDQLMRLGWKIFLPTSLAAVAVMGGIVVYSNAG, encoded by the coding sequence ATGTACGAGTTCGTCACCAATCACGGCCCGCTCTGGGGCACGGTCATGGCCATCGGCCAGATCATGGGCTTCGTGATCGTGCTGCTCCTGTCGCTGGCCTTCCTGCTGCTGATGGACCGCAAGGTCTGGGCAGCGGTGCAGATGCGCAAGGGCCCCAACACGGTCGGCGCGTTCGGCCTGCTGCAGTCCTTTGCCGACTTCATCAAGTTCGTGCTGAAGGAAATCATTGTGCCGGCGGGCGCGGACCGGGCGCTTTTCCTGCTGGCGCCATTGCTGACCTTCGTGTTCGCCTTCGTGACCTGGGCGGTGATCCCGGTGGCACCCGGCTGGGTCATCTCCGACCTGAATGTCGGCATTCTCTACGTGTTCGCGATCTCGTCGCTGGGTGTTTACGGGATCATCATCGGCGGCTGGGCGTCCAACTCCAAATATCCCTTCCTCGGCTCGCTGCGGTCCGCCGCCCAGATGGTGTCCTACGAGGTCTCCATCGGCTTTGTGCTGGTCACCGTGCTGCTCATGGTCGGCTCGATGAATTTGTCGGCTGTAGTGGACGCCCAGGCGGGCGGCTTCTGGAACTGGCATGTCCTGTCAGCGGGGATGCTGCCCTGGCCGGCCTTCCTGATCACCATCCCGATGTTCGTGATCTTCTTCATCTCGGCGCTGGCCGAGACCAACCGGCCGCCCTTTGACCTGCCCGAAGCGGAATCAGAACTCGTCGCTGGCTATCAGGTGGAGTATTCCTCCACGCCCTATCTGCTGTTCATGATCGGGGAATACCTCAACATCGTGCTGATGTGTGCGCTGATGACGGTGCTGTTCCTGGGCGGCTGGCATGCGCCGTTCGACATCGCGCCCTTCACCTGGATCCATCCGGTGTTCTGGTTTGCGATCAAGGTGGTGTTCTGCTTCTTCATGTTCGCCATGGTGAAAGCTCTCGTCCCGCGTTACCGCTACGACCAGCTGATGCGCCTGGGCTGGAAAATCTTCCTGCCCACCTCGCTGGCGGCCGTGGCCGTGATGGGCGGGATCGTCGTTTACTCGAACGCTGGTTAG